A segment of the Candidatus Marinarcus aquaticus genome:
TAAAATGAAAATAGTTACTTTTTGCGATATCGATAAAGGTTTGTTGGATTCTAAGAATACAGTAGAAGTATTTGGAGAGGGAAGTACGGGTGATGCTAATTTAGCGATTATTGATATCAATTCTATTTTTGACTTTGAAGAGAATAAAGCTGATGCGTGCGCTGATGAGTTTATCTCAATTGCCATCATTGACGATGAGAGTGATTACGATGCATTTAAAAACTTTGGTATTGATGCATGGATTAAACGACAAGACATTGATAAAATCAATGAAATCATTGATTTAGCTCAACAAAGGTTATAAAATTATTATAGATACCCATTGTCATCTGGATAATGAACAGTATTTGGATGACGCTGACACTGTTATTCAAAATGCACTCAACGAAGGTATTAACGCTTTTTTAATACCGGGTGCAGACTTTAAAGACTTACCACGAGCCATTGAACTTTCTGAAAAGTATGATGAAGTCTATTTTGCAGTTGGAATTCATCCTTATGATGCCCAAGATTATGATGAAACCATTATGGACAAATATGTAACTCATCCTAAATGTATTGCCATTGGTGAATGTGGGTTAGACTACTTTCGATTGCCTGAAGATGAAGTTGAAAAAGAGGCGAATATGGCCCTTCAAAAAAGAGTATTTATTGCTCAAATAGAGTATGCTAAAAAGGTGAATAAACCTCTTATTGTACACATTCGTGATGCTTCCAATGATTCAAAAAAGATTTTACTTGATTATGATGCAAAAGAAGTTGGAGGTGTTTTACACTGTTATAATGCCGATGAACAACTTATCTCTTTAGCCAAAGAAAACTTCTATTTTGGTATTGGTGGAGTATTGACGTTTAAAAATGCACGAAAATTGCTTCAAAGTATGCTTAAAATACCTTTGGATAAACTGGTTGTAGAGACCGATGCTCCCTATTTAACGCCACACCCTTTTAGAGGAAAACGAAACGAACCAGTGTATACAAAATATGTCGTTGAAAAGATGGCTGAACTGCTTGAAATGAGTCCAAAAGAGGTTGAAAATCTTACAACACAAAACGCAAAAACGTTATTTAAAGAATTATCTAGCATAAATTAGGTAAAATAACCTCTATTTAGCACGTTTAAAAGGCATTCACTTTGAATAAACTATTCATTTTTATATTCATTTCATTCTCTTGGGTTCACGCAACCCTCATAGGTTCAAATTTTGATAAACGCGATATTCAGATTTTAAATGAGTTGGATATTGATCCTTCTTTTATTACTGACTACGAACTTCAACAGACCTACAACCGATATTTACGGGCCAACAAAGAGTATTATAAACAAAAACTCAGCGATGCAACTCTGTTTGTTCCTAAAATAAAAGACATTTTAAGAAACGAAGGTATTCCTTCATCTTTTGTCTACTTAGCAATGGCAGAATCAAACTTTTTATTAAGTGCACGTTCAAAAGTTGCCGCCATGGGATTATGGCAATTTATGCCTGAAACAGGACAACATTATGGTTTAAAGAACAATCTTTATGTTGATGAACGAATGGATTTGGTCAAATCAACGTACGCAGCAACTAAATACCTTAAGCGACTCCATGAAACATTTGGTAAATGGTATTTGGCAGCTATGGCATATAATTGTGGTGAAGGTAGAATTATCGAAGCCATTACACGTGCAACGATTGATATGTATGTCGATGAAAATGGTTCCAAAGCTAAAAAAGATGAAATCAGTGAATATCGAAAAATTATTCGTGATTATCAACAAAAGCGAGTACGATTCAGAGAGTTGTACAAAATTTATAAAGAGGTCAGTACATGGGATGTTAAACCAGATGTTTACCAACTTTTAGTAGTGCAAAAAAAAATAAATCGTCAATATATCCCTAATGAAACGCGAAACTATATTCGAAAAATCATCTCTTTAGGGATGATGAACAACAAAAGTTTTATTGCTGATGATGATGCACATTTGATTAATATTGGAAGCACCGCTACTTCCATTGCAACAATTAAGGTCAAAGGTGGAATACATCTTAAAAGTGTGGCAAAAGCCATTGGGATGAACTATAAAGAGTTAGCAAGTTTGAATCGGCATATAAAACAGATGATTGTGCCTCCAATGGCCAAAGAGTATGATGTTTATATCCCATACAGCCGACTCTCGCGATTTAATTTAAATAAAGAGAGCATGAAGCAAGATACCTTTAAAATTCACTTGGTACGTTCAGGTGATACTTTGGGTGGTATTGGAAGAAAATATGGCTTGTCGTATAAAATCATTAAAAATTTTAACCAATTAAGAAGTAATATACTCTCTATTAATCAAAAACTGATTATTCCTATTCCAAGTGATTATAAAGAGGTTCAACAAAAAGCCTATTTTGTAAAAAGTGGAGATACCTTGGCACTGATTTCTCGAAAATTTAATGTCAACTTGAAAAAACTCATGCTAGATAACAATCTGACAAACAGCCATATCAATGTAGGAGATAAACTTGTTGTTAACTACTAAGAAAACGATTGCTCTTGGATCGAGTGTTCTTTTAGCAGGACTTTTTGCAGGATGCTCTTCAACATCATATAATTATTCAGGGGGGCACTATTCACAAAGTTCATATCGACACGTACCCAAACAAGAGATACGAAACTCACAAGCAATGCATCGTGCGACGATGCGACCTTATAAAATTGCAGGAAAATGGTACTACCCAACCTTAGCTAAAGTTGGAGATGAACAACGAGGTATTGCTTCTTGGTATGGACCCAATTTCCATGCAAAAAAGACTTCTAACGGTGAAGTTTATAATATGTTTGCACAAACTGCTGCACATAAAACCTTGCCGATGAACACAATGGTCAGAGTGGATAACTTAGAGAATGGAAAATCAACCATTGTGCGAGTTAATGACCGTGGCCCATTTGTATCTGGACGTATTATTGACTTATCAAATAAAGCAGCACATGATATTGATATGGTTAAAAAAGGAACGGCACAAGTCAAGCTGACTATTTTAGGATTTAATGCTAAAGTGGCAACCACACAAGCTGAACGAAACGAAGTTGCAACCGTTGGCAAGTATTATGTTCAAGTGGGCGCCTTCAGACGATATGAGGGTGCAAAAATCACTCAACGTAAATTTAAGTTGATTTTAGAAAACAAATACGATGTTATCATCAAAGAAGGGTACTTTGAAGACCAACCAATCAACAGAGTATGGATCAGTGGTTTCAGATCTGAAGCAGAAGCACGTGACTTTAGAGAGAATAATGGCCTAGGTGGCGCAATGATTATAGCAGAATAGTGGAGTAACCATGGTAGAACTAAGCAGAAAAACAAAAGAGACCGATATTCGTTGTAGAGTGAATATCGATGGATGTGGAAAATTCAGTATCAGTACGGGTGTGGGTTTTTTTGACCACATGTTGGAAGCACTTTCGAAGCACAGCGGCATTGATATTGAGTTAGCGTGTAAAGGGGATTTACACATTGATGCCCACCACAGCGTAGAGGATTGTGGAATTGTTTTAGGACAAGCGTTGAAAAAAGCCATCTTCCCTATTCAAGCAGTTGAAAGATATGGCAATGCAACGGTTGTTATGGATGAAGCCTCTACCACATGTGATTTGGATTTGAGTAATCGACCGTTTTTAGTTTATGAAGTGAATGTTTCTGGAAAAGTAGGGGAGTTTGATACTGAATTGGTTGAAGAGTTCTTTCATGCCTTGGTTAATAATGCTGGAATTACGTGTCATATTATTCAAAACCGAGGACGTAATAAACACCATATTTTAGAAGCAAGTTTTAAAGCCTTTGCTGTGGCTCTACGAAGAGCTTTGATTCCTAATGAGAAGTTAGGTGTTCCAAGCACTAAAGGTGTTTTATGATTGAATTGATTGTTCTGGATGTCGATGGCACATTGACCAATGGGCAAATCACATATACTAATAGTGGTGATGAGTTAAAAAGCTTTGATGTTAAAGATGGCATGGCCATAGCGACATGGACAAAAGTGTTTGGTAAAAAAGCAGCTATTATCACCGGGCGAACATCAATCATTGTTGAAAAACGTGCACAAGATTTGAAAATTGAGCATCTCTATCAAGGAGTCCATAATAAAGAAGAAGTTTTAGAAGAAATTTTAAAACAAGAAAAACTATCGTGGAATCAAGTGGCTGCAATTGGGGATGATTTAAATGACTATAAGATGCTTAAAAAAGCGGGGCTTTCATTTGCACCTGCAGATGCCAGTCACTACATCAAAGATATTGTAAATGTAATATGCAGTCAAAAAGGTGGTGAAGGTGCCATCCGAGAGATGTTAGAGTACATCTTTAAAGAGTATGATTTAGAAGAGGAGTTTTTAAGCAGATGGGTATAAAAACCTTTGTATGGACGCTTTTTGTTGTTGCACTCTTCTCTTTATTTGCACAAGTGAGTAATAAAGATATTCAACGAGCAAAAGGGGACAGCCCACTTGTTTATTTTGAAAATTCAATCATGTATACCATGAATGAAGAGGCATTGCAACAAGTGGTACAATCAACTCAAGCACAACGTTTTAAAGACCGAGATGAGATGTATAATGGTTCCATTATTTTAAGAGTAGAGGATAAAGAAAATCCCAATTTAAGAGATTTTATCAGTGCACAAAAAATCATTAAAAAAGAAGAAAAAATTGAGATGTATGATGATGTTGTGTATGACAGAGGCGATTTTTTTAAGTTAAGAACAAATGAACTTTTTTATGATATGAAGAGCGAAATTGCATATAACAACAAACCATTTCGTTCGATCTATTATGGGGATGTTTTAAATGGAAGCCATTTTTATATGAATAATACAACCTCATTTTTCAAAGCAAAGCGGTCTCACTTTGAAGTGGACATGAACAAAAACAATTAAGGATTAATATGAAGATTTTATTGACATTTTTTATACTTTTTATGAGTGCATTTGCTGCAGAAAATAAACTTATAATTGACTCAAATAATTTTGAAGCGTATGATGCGAAAGGGATTGCTATTTTTACTGGAGATGTAAAGATGGTACGCATAAAAGACAAACTCAATGCTCAAAAAGTAGTTGTCTATTTAGCACCTAAAGAAGAGGGAAAAAGCAATAACCGAGAGCCTTTAAAATATGTGGCCACAGGTGAAGTCGATTTTGAAGTGTTTACGGATATCAAACACTATAAAGGAAGAGGTGAAAAAGTCATTTACATGCCTCAAGAGATGAAGTATGAAATCATTGGTAATGGGTATTTAAAAGATATCACCGAAGATAAAACACTTATTGGTGAGACGATCTATATTGACCAAAAAAGTGGGAATGCCACGGTTAAAGGAAGTAAAGATAAACCCGTACGATTTATTTTAAATATCGAAAGCAAAAAAGAGAGTCCAAAAGAACCAGAACCAACTCAAGTGGCTCCAAAAGTTCAAGAATCTAAAACAGTTGCTCCTGAAAAAAACGTGTTAGATGAAGTTCAAAACAGTGAAGCACAAGCAACACAAAAAGAGAAAAATACAGAAACAATGAGTGATGTACAACCAACACCAACAAAGAGTCCAACGAATGAAAATAATTGATGCACAATTTATGCAATCCGCACAAAGTCTAAAAGATTCACCCTCTCCTGATATGGCAGAGGTCGCTTTTTTAGGACGAAGTAATGTAGGGAAAAGTTCACTTTTAAATACATTAACCAACCGAAAAGGCTTGGCTAAATCCTCTTCTACTCCAGGGAAAACACAATTGATTAACTATTTTCATATTAAGTTTAAAAACAATGATGAGAATGTACCGTATCTGTATGCACGATTTGTAGATTTACCGGGCTTTGGTTATGCACGTGTTTCTAAAAGCTTGAAAGAGGATTGGAATAGAAACTTAACGGGTTATTTAGAACGTCGGGATTGTTTGCAAATTTTTGTACACCTGATTGATGCACGCCATCCTAGCTTGGAAATTGACCAAAACGTGGATGAGTTTTTACGAACCATTAAACGTGGCGATCAAATCATCATCAATGCCTTTACAAAGATTGATAAACTCAAACAAAATGATTTACAAAAACTAAAACGCGCTTATCCTGAAGGTATTTTTATCTCTAATTTAAAAAAGAGAGGAATGCAAGATTTAGAACAAGCGATTTCGGAGTATCTATTTGGACATCAAAACCTATAAACCAAACCTAACAGATATTGTTGCCATGCAACAACTGGTGAAAACAGAAGTTGAAAAAGGAATTATCTTGCTTCGTACTTCTGATGAAATGGCTACAACCATTCGTTCGTATACTGCTATTGAAGTAGATGGAGTATTGGCAGGCTTTTGTGCTTTACACATTCACAGTGTCAATCTTGCTGAGATTCGAAGTTTGGTTGTTTCTGATAAATTCAGAGGCTTAGGGTTAGGAAAACGACTCGTTAAAGAGTGTTTGGATGAAGGAAAACATCTGCACGTTAAAGAAGTATTATCGTTAACCTATCAAAAAGACTTCTTTGAAAAACTTGGCTTTAATGTGATTTCAAAAGAGAGTATCCCAGAACATAAAATTTGGGCAGACTGTATTCGATGTAAACACTTCCCAGTGTGTGATGAAGTGGCTTTGTTATATAAATTAGAGAATTAGAGCGTCAAACCTTAAAGGATTGGGCGAGGTTCCCAATAATCAGTTGCCATCCATCTACGACAATAAAGAAGATGATTTTAATGGGCAGGGAGATCATTACTGGTGGTAACATCATCATCCCCAGACTCATTAAAATCGAAGCCACAATAATATCAATGACCAAAAAAGGTAGGAAAATCAAGAAACCAATTTCAAAGGCTGTTCTTAATTCACTTACAATAAAAGCAGGCATTAAAAGAGTAATTGGAACATCATCGATATTTTTAGGGTTCTCTGTTTTTTTAATTCGGTAAAACAGTGCCAAGTCAGATTCTCGAGTATTTTTTATCATAAACTCTTTAAAGGGTTGTATCCCTTTTTCAATGGCAACATCGTAACCAATTTTCTCATCCATATAGGGTTTGATTCCTTCATCCCATGACTTTTTACCATACGGTTCCATGATGAAAATCGTCATGATTAAGGCCAAAGAGATAATCACTTGACTTGGTGGTGTTTGTTGAAGCCCCATGGCTTGTCGAAGAAGTGAGAATACAATAACAAATCGCGTAAAACTCGTCACCATTAAAAGCAGTGTGGGTGCTAAAACGAGTAGGGCTAGGATAATAGCAATATTAATGGTTCGTACAAACTGTGCGGGCTCTTCAATGGCTGCAACAGAGAGGTTAATCATGGGTGCATCTGCTGCAAACAGTGTAACAGTAATAAGCAGTAGCGCAAGAACAATTCTCAAGTTTAAATCCCTTTTTTTAATGGTGCAATCATAACACAAGTTCCATTAATCTATGAAACTACTTGATATAACCCAATTCCAACAATTTGTTATAAATTTTTGCAGTGATATCTCCACCCGCACTTCCTCCGTGCCCACCGTGCTCAATTAAGATGGTAATTACATATTGTGGGTTGTCATAAGGTGCATACGTTGTTAACCAAGCATGTGAACGGTGATAATACTCCAGTTCGTGCTCTTTCATTCTGACTTTTTCTGATTGAGGGATACTGACAACTTGTGCCGTACCTGTTTTCCCTGCCATGGTGACTTTACTGTTTCGTACGTGCCATCGTGCGGTTCCACCTTCTTTATTGGTTACATCATACATGCCTCTTTGGATCATTTTAAGGTGTGCAGGATTCACATCCACTTTTTCAGGTTCTTTGTATCCATCTTTAAAAAAGTGGGGTGTAGGAAGATTTCCTGTGGCTAAAAAAGCAGTATAACGTGCTACTTGCATTGGCGTCACCAGAACATACCCTTGCCCAATAGATGAAATAACGGTTTCCCCCATATACCATGGTTTATTGTAGCGTTTCTTTTTCCACTCTTTATTAGGATTTACGCCAATAAATTCATTGACTTGGTCAATGCCTGTTTTTTGTCCAAAACCGTATTTATTCAAAGTTTGATGCATTTCATCAATGCCTACTTTGAGGCTGAGTTTATAAAAGAAAACGTCCACACTCTCTCGTATGGCTTTTCTAAAATTTGTCCAACCATGACCTTCGGGTTTCCAGTCCCTAAAAAGACGTTCTCCCAGTTTCATCTCTGGTGCACAATAAAGCGAAATATCAGGATCCACATTGTTTTCTAAGAATGCCAAGGCAACGCCCATTTTCCAAACAGACCCAGGAGGATAAAGACCATTAATGAGTTTATTGGTAAAGGGGTGGTTAAAGTCTGAACTGAGCTCATTCCACTGTTTATGTGTAATGCCATTTACAAAGATATTGTTGTCAAACTCAGGAAAACTTCCTGCAGCGAGTATTTCGCCATCATTGGCATTCATGACAACAATGGCACCACTTTGATCACCAAATTCATCATGAATAAAAGATTGCAGCTCAATATCAAGGGTGGTTTGAATGTTATTATCTTTTGAGACCTCTTTTTCATCTAAAATTTCCAAATGCTTATTTAAAGCATTGACTTTGACATCTTTATATCCCAGCTTGCCTTGAAGTTTTTCATTATAAAACTTCTCTAAACCATTTTTCCCAATGATACCACTGTATTTAGATACGGGGTTTTCTTGTATATCTTCACGTGAAGCTTTTCCTACATAACCAATGATGTGT
Coding sequences within it:
- a CDS encoding TatD family hydrolase is translated as MIIDTHCHLDNEQYLDDADTVIQNALNEGINAFLIPGADFKDLPRAIELSEKYDEVYFAVGIHPYDAQDYDETIMDKYVTHPKCIAIGECGLDYFRLPEDEVEKEANMALQKRVFIAQIEYAKKVNKPLIVHIRDASNDSKKILLDYDAKEVGGVLHCYNADEQLISLAKENFYFGIGGVLTFKNARKLLQSMLKIPLDKLVVETDAPYLTPHPFRGKRNEPVYTKYVVEKMAELLEMSPKEVENLTTQNAKTLFKELSSIN
- a CDS encoding lytic transglycosylase domain-containing protein, which encodes MNKLFIFIFISFSWVHATLIGSNFDKRDIQILNELDIDPSFITDYELQQTYNRYLRANKEYYKQKLSDATLFVPKIKDILRNEGIPSSFVYLAMAESNFLLSARSKVAAMGLWQFMPETGQHYGLKNNLYVDERMDLVKSTYAATKYLKRLHETFGKWYLAAMAYNCGEGRIIEAITRATIDMYVDENGSKAKKDEISEYRKIIRDYQQKRVRFRELYKIYKEVSTWDVKPDVYQLLVVQKKINRQYIPNETRNYIRKIISLGMMNNKSFIADDDAHLINIGSTATSIATIKVKGGIHLKSVAKAIGMNYKELASLNRHIKQMIVPPMAKEYDVYIPYSRLSRFNLNKESMKQDTFKIHLVRSGDTLGGIGRKYGLSYKIIKNFNQLRSNILSINQKLIIPIPSDYKEVQQKAYFVKSGDTLALISRKFNVNLKKLMLDNNLTNSHINVGDKLVVNY
- a CDS encoding septal ring lytic transglycosylase RlpA family protein; translated protein: MLLTTKKTIALGSSVLLAGLFAGCSSTSYNYSGGHYSQSSYRHVPKQEIRNSQAMHRATMRPYKIAGKWYYPTLAKVGDEQRGIASWYGPNFHAKKTSNGEVYNMFAQTAAHKTLPMNTMVRVDNLENGKSTIVRVNDRGPFVSGRIIDLSNKAAHDIDMVKKGTAQVKLTILGFNAKVATTQAERNEVATVGKYYVQVGAFRRYEGAKITQRKFKLILENKYDVIIKEGYFEDQPINRVWISGFRSEAEARDFRENNGLGGAMIIAE
- the hisB gene encoding imidazoleglycerol-phosphate dehydratase HisB, with translation MVELSRKTKETDIRCRVNIDGCGKFSISTGVGFFDHMLEALSKHSGIDIELACKGDLHIDAHHSVEDCGIVLGQALKKAIFPIQAVERYGNATVVMDEASTTCDLDLSNRPFLVYEVNVSGKVGEFDTELVEEFFHALVNNAGITCHIIQNRGRNKHHILEASFKAFAVALRRALIPNEKLGVPSTKGVL
- a CDS encoding KdsC family phosphatase, with the translated sequence MIELIVLDVDGTLTNGQITYTNSGDELKSFDVKDGMAIATWTKVFGKKAAIITGRTSIIVEKRAQDLKIEHLYQGVHNKEEVLEEILKQEKLSWNQVAAIGDDLNDYKMLKKAGLSFAPADASHYIKDIVNVICSQKGGEGAIREMLEYIFKEYDLEEEFLSRWV
- the lptC gene encoding LPS export ABC transporter periplasmic protein LptC, producing MGIKTFVWTLFVVALFSLFAQVSNKDIQRAKGDSPLVYFENSIMYTMNEEALQQVVQSTQAQRFKDRDEMYNGSIILRVEDKENPNLRDFISAQKIIKKEEKIEMYDDVVYDRGDFFKLRTNELFYDMKSEIAYNNKPFRSIYYGDVLNGSHFYMNNTTSFFKAKRSHFEVDMNKNN
- a CDS encoding LptA/OstA family protein → MKILLTFFILFMSAFAAENKLIIDSNNFEAYDAKGIAIFTGDVKMVRIKDKLNAQKVVVYLAPKEEGKSNNREPLKYVATGEVDFEVFTDIKHYKGRGEKVIYMPQEMKYEIIGNGYLKDITEDKTLIGETIYIDQKSGNATVKGSKDKPVRFILNIESKKESPKEPEPTQVAPKVQESKTVAPEKNVLDEVQNSEAQATQKEKNTETMSDVQPTPTKSPTNENN
- the yihA gene encoding ribosome biogenesis GTP-binding protein YihA/YsxC, which encodes MKIIDAQFMQSAQSLKDSPSPDMAEVAFLGRSNVGKSSLLNTLTNRKGLAKSSSTPGKTQLINYFHIKFKNNDENVPYLYARFVDLPGFGYARVSKSLKEDWNRNLTGYLERRDCLQIFVHLIDARHPSLEIDQNVDEFLRTIKRGDQIIINAFTKIDKLKQNDLQKLKRAYPEGIFISNLKKRGMQDLEQAISEYLFGHQNL
- a CDS encoding N-acetyltransferase produces the protein MDIKTYKPNLTDIVAMQQLVKTEVEKGIILLRTSDEMATTIRSYTAIEVDGVLAGFCALHIHSVNLAEIRSLVVSDKFRGLGLGKRLVKECLDEGKHLHVKEVLSLTYQKDFFEKLGFNVISKESIPEHKIWADCIRCKHFPVCDEVALLYKLEN
- the fliP gene encoding flagellar type III secretion system pore protein FliP (The bacterial flagellar biogenesis protein FliP forms a type III secretion system (T3SS)-type pore required for flagellar assembly.); the encoded protein is MRIVLALLLITVTLFAADAPMINLSVAAIEEPAQFVRTINIAIILALLVLAPTLLLMVTSFTRFVIVFSLLRQAMGLQQTPPSQVIISLALIMTIFIMEPYGKKSWDEGIKPYMDEKIGYDVAIEKGIQPFKEFMIKNTRESDLALFYRIKKTENPKNIDDVPITLLMPAFIVSELRTAFEIGFLIFLPFLVIDIIVASILMSLGMMMLPPVMISLPIKIIFFIVVDGWQLIIGNLAQSFKV
- the mrdA gene encoding penicillin-binding protein 2, producing MKRLNFIILFIAAMALLLLARVYFLSIKSNTYYEELSKQNYIKRIYEAPSRGIIEDRNGVALAINNLGFSLSVKPHLRSYKNQQILEELCETIVQYFPEFSKEELIKKYLKLDSPYRHTYVQLIEYIPYDNFFDKYTLFNAMENIKVESAVKRYYPYQNIASHIIGYVGKASREDIQENPVSKYSGIIGKNGLEKFYNEKLQGKLGYKDVKVNALNKHLEILDEKEVSKDNNIQTTLDIELQSFIHDEFGDQSGAIVVMNANDGEILAAGSFPEFDNNIFVNGITHKQWNELSSDFNHPFTNKLINGLYPPGSVWKMGVALAFLENNVDPDISLYCAPEMKLGERLFRDWKPEGHGWTNFRKAIRESVDVFFYKLSLKVGIDEMHQTLNKYGFGQKTGIDQVNEFIGVNPNKEWKKKRYNKPWYMGETVISSIGQGYVLVTPMQVARYTAFLATGNLPTPHFFKDGYKEPEKVDVNPAHLKMIQRGMYDVTNKEGGTARWHVRNSKVTMAGKTGTAQVVSIPQSEKVRMKEHELEYYHRSHAWLTTYAPYDNPQYVITILIEHGGHGGSAGGDITAKIYNKLLELGYIK